A region of Necator americanus strain Aroian chromosome I, whole genome shotgun sequence DNA encodes the following proteins:
- a CDS encoding hypothetical protein (NECATOR_CHRI.G465.T1): MKNAYCEEGRVQLEDSPILEPLSYVYLGRSMNMENDLKEELNRRMRAAFAAVREATGQLTDQDLRAYLFDSTVLPALCYAAKRWADTAATSRNLITTHRELERCLLKFNRRAQYLAGLRSSELRGMSRLRDPAEYISKAKHRWAGHIMRRIDDRWTRRTQEWIPGDAKRPRGGQPTRWGDVFAAQMDKLRAQLDTAQGPRQRHSRSLRTSWMTYVRERNEWKRWWSL; this comes from the coding sequence atgaagaacgcctactgcgaggaaggaagagtacaacttgaagacTCCCCAATCCTGGAACCTttgtcatacgtatacctcggacgctctatgaacatggaaaacgacttgaaggaagaactgaatagaagaatgagagcagcattcgcagccgtcagggaagccaCGGGCCAACtaacggaccaagatcttcgtgcctatctgttcgactcgacagttctcccagcgctctgttacgcagcgaagAGGTGGGCAGACACTGCTGCCACTTCTAGGAACCTaattactacccacagagaacttgagagatgtcttctgaagtttaaccggcgcgcACAatacctagccggtcttcgcagctccgaattaagaggaatgtcccgtcttcgcgacccagcggaatatatatcgaaagcaaagcataggtgggccggtcacatcatgagaagaatcgacgatagatggactagaAGAACCCAAGAGTGGATCCCaggagatgctaaacgccctcgagggggacagccaacgagatggggtgacgtatTCGCTGCACAGATGGAcaagctgagagctcagctggatacagctcaaggacctcgtcaacgtcactcacgaagcttgagaacatcttggatgacatacgtaagggaacgaaacgagtggaagagatggtGGAGCctgtga
- a CDS encoding hypothetical protein (NECATOR_CHRI.G466.T1): MEITTGRNHSNLFRSSTPVSSPIITIGEAPPRILPSEVRVSIKSMQLGTAPDLILYQRTFFGPKEKNPDQWKTSRTVHVHNKGERLRNYRPICLLSVLYKVFTKIILSCLGHIQTVSRVMEVCREYLLSLVLTFVDYEKAFDSVETNAILSALVDQSVGASYVRTLANCYDRPRRYSFSTAPSKYPLEGGTIRRYCIAETVHCCIAMDNEITFLGRKGHTC; this comes from the exons atggaaatcactACCGGGAGGAAccactcgaaccttttccgttcatcaactcctgtgtcaagcccgatcatcaccattggtgaagctccaccacggattctcccttcggaagtgcGAGTCTCTATCAAAAGCATGCAACTTGGCACagccccggacctgattttatatcagcggACTTTCTTCGGGCCG aaagaaaagaacccagaccagtggaagacctcgcgaaccgttcatGTCCATAATAAAGGTGAGCGCCtccggaactaccgtccgatatgcttgctgagcgtgttatacaaagtattcaccaagatcatcctcagcTGCTTGGGCCACATCCAAACCGTGTCAAGGGTCAtggaggtttgccgggaatacctcCTGTCCCTTGTTCTAActttcgtcgactatgagaaagccttcgacagcgtagaaacgaacgcaatactgtcagcgctggtcgatcaaagTGTAGGAgcttcgtatgtgaggacattagccaattgctacgatcgaccacgaagatacagcttttccaccgctcccTCAAAATACCCATTGGAAGGGGGTACGATAAGGCGATACTGTATCGCCGAAACTGTTCActgctgcattgcaatggataatgagatcactttcctgggaaggaaggggcatacgtgttga